GAACACAGGCAAAGAACTTGCCCAGCTCAGCGGGTATATCCCTCTGGTCCCTAGCATCCATGGCGGCCGGTTAGCGTTCAGTGCCGATGGAGTTATGATCGCATCGGGAATTGGTCATGGAACCATCCGTGTGTGGGATGCCGAGACGGGGAGCCTGCTGCGAACCCTCACTGGGCATACAAGCGCGGTTGGGAGCGTAGCGTTCAGTCCCCATGGAACCACTCTTGCCTCGGGGAGTTATGATGATACTGTCCGTGTATGGGATGCCGAGACGGGGAGCCTGCTGCGAACCCTCACTGGGCACATGAGTTCGGTCACGGGCGTAGCGTTTAGTCCCGATGGCAATATCATCGCATCCGCGAGTGATAATGCTGCTGTTCGTCTATGGGATGCTGAGACGGGGGAAGTCGTCTGGCCGCCATACCCCACAGGGGGTTATGTGAACTTTTTCAACGTTCCTGAAGGGTATGCGTATGGTGTAACGTTCAGTCCGGATGGAGGGACGCTCGCAATCCGAGGGTGGTACAGCACTATCCATCTGTGGGATTTGGATACGGGGAGTCTGGTAACCAGTTCCACCGATATCTCTGGTGGGCGTTTCATCAGAATCATACCGGATGCGGATAGTAGCCCGCGAACGCTCATAGACCATAGCCCACTGGGGGGGGAAAAAATAGTATTCAGTCCGGATGGAACCCTTCTGGCAGAATTGGGGACAAAAAAAATAATATTCAGTCCGGATGGAACCCTTCTGGAAGAATCAGGAGCGGGGAGAGGAACGGTCGTTCTGCGAGACGCTAAGACCGGTAACTACCTACGAAGCTTTACACCACCCACCAATGTCGAGGCCATAGCATTCAGTCCGGATGGAACTCTTCTGGCATTAGGGAGTAGAGGTGCTGGTACCCTCTATCTGTGGGACCTAAGAACAGATGAACTGCAAGTCTTAGGAAAACATGAACATTACATCAATAGCGTAGCATTCAGTCCGGACGGAACTCTGATCGCTTCAGCGGGTTATCATGATCACTCCGTCCATCTGTGGGATGTGGAGACAGGAAGCCTCCGGCACACCCTCAGAGTGGATTACCTTCTAGGCTCTGAGAGCGTAGCGTTCAGTCCAGATAGCACTATGATCGCTTTGACGGATGGTAAAGATGCCGTTCTGTGGGATGTGAAGACGGGCCAATCTCTAAGAAGATTCACGGGGCATAGTCATTTTGTTAAGAGTGTTGCGTTCAGGCCGGATGGCAACACACTCGCTACAGGAAGTGTAGATAGTACCGCCCGTGTATGGGATGTACAAACAGGAAAAGAACTTGCTCTGCTCACAGGCACAGGAAATACGTGGGCTGGATTCGGCGTATTGGTAGCGTTCAGTCCGGATGGCGACTTTCTCGCTACGGGAGGGGAACACGATGATAGCGTCCATCTGTGGTATGTCGGGATGTGGAATAAGTTCAAAACTTTCAAAGGTGCGGGGCACGTCAGAGATATAGCATTCAGTCCGGATGGTAGCACCCTCGCTACGATCAGAGATGCGGATTCCGTTATTATTTTCTGGGAGGTTGTACCTACACCGACTCCGGATGCTGATGAGTTCCCTCAATTATCAGCGGATGTTAACGGTGATGGTGAAGTCAATATCCAAGACCTTGTCGCCGTCGCTGCAGCATT
This genomic window from Candidatus Poribacteria bacterium contains:
- a CDS encoding T9SS type A sorting domain-containing protein, with product MKTTWVWTLILFAFSLFILLPHTAAVDTTKWGLPEGAKLRIGKGYIYGMAYSADGTKLAVRSSVGVRLYDAETGEALDLLTPDEQVPSSVAFSPNASILALGIGREIRLLDVETGSLLRTLTGHTEQVDDSIAFSPDGTTLASGSYDRTIRVWDVNTGKELAQLSGYIPLVPSIHGGRLAFSADGVMIASGIGHGTIRVWDAETGSLLRTLTGHTSAVGSVAFSPHGTTLASGSYDDTVRVWDAETGSLLRTLTGHMSSVTGVAFSPDGNIIASASDNAAVRLWDAETGEVVWPPYPTGGYVNFFNVPEGYAYGVTFSPDGGTLAIRGWYSTIHLWDLDTGSLVTSSTDISGGRFIRIIPDADSSPRTLIDHSPLGGEKIVFSPDGTLLAELGTKKIIFSPDGTLLEESGAGRGTVVLRDAKTGNYLRSFTPPTNVEAIAFSPDGTLLALGSRGAGTLYLWDLRTDELQVLGKHEHYINSVAFSPDGTLIASAGYHDHSVHLWDVETGSLRHTLRVDYLLGSESVAFSPDSTMIALTDGKDAVLWDVKTGQSLRRFTGHSHFVKSVAFRPDGNTLATGSVDSTARVWDVQTGKELALLTGTGNTWAGFGVLVAFSPDGDFLATGGEHDDSVHLWYVGMWNKFKTFKGAGHVRDIAFSPDGSTLATIRDADSVIIFWEVVPTPTPDADEFPQLSADVNGDGEVNIQDLVAVAAALGEVGENAADVNGDGEVNIQDLVAVAAAIGEVAAAPAVLRQQGAAHLTQEDVQHWITQAQQANLTDATSVRGIRFLAQLLAAFTPKETALLANYPNPFNPETWIPYQLATPADVTLTIYDIQGRVVRDLDLGHQRAGMYQSKSRAAYWDGRNAQGESVVSGVYFYTLTAGEFTATRKMLIAK